One region of Neisseria mucosa genomic DNA includes:
- a CDS encoding IS30 family transposase codes for MSYTQLTQDERYHIQYLSRYCTIAEIAKQLNRHKSTISREIKRHCIQGQQYSAEKAQKQSRLTKQHRRKPYKLDSQLIQHIDTLIRRKLSPEQVCAYLHKHHEITLHHSTVYRYLRQDKSNGGTLWQHLRICSKPYRKRYGSTWTRGKVPDRVGIENRPAIVDQKTRIGDWEADTIVGKNQKSALLTLVERTTRYTIICKLKNLKAEDTARAAIRILKAYKARVHTITMDNGKEFYQHTKIAKALKAKTYFCRPYHSWEKGLNENTNGLIRQYFPKQTDFRNISNREIRRVQDELNHRPRKTLGYETPSVLFLNLFQPLVP; via the coding sequence ATGAGCTACACACAACTGACCCAAGACGAACGATACCATATCCAATACCTGTCCCGCTACTGCACCATCGCCGAAATCGCCAAACAACTTAACCGCCACAAAAGCACCATCAGCCGCGAAATCAAGCGGCACTGCATCCAAGGACAGCAATACAGCGCCGAAAAAGCACAGAAGCAAAGCCGGCTGACCAAACAGCACCGGCGAAAACCCTATAAGCTCGATTCGCAGCTGATTCAACACATCGACACCCTTATCCGCCGCAAACTCAGTCCCGAACAAGTATGCGCCTACCTGCATAAACACCACGAGATCACACTCCATCACAGCACCGTTTACCGCTACCTCCGCCAAGACAAAAGCAACGGCGGCACTTTGTGGCAACATCTCAGAATATGCAGCAAACCCTACCGCAAACGCTACGGCAGCACATGGACCAGAGGCAAAGTGCCCGACCGCGTCGGCATAGAAAACCGACCTGCTATCGTCGACCAGAAAACCCGCATCGGCGATTGGGAGGCCGACACCATCGTCGGCAAAAATCAGAAAAGCGCGTTATTGACCTTGGTCGAACGCACTACCCGCTACACCATTATCTGCAAATTAAAGAACTTAAAAGCCGAAGACACTGCCCGGGCGGCCATTAGGATATTAAAGGCATATAAAGCCAGAGTCCACACCATCACCATGGATAACGGCAAAGAGTTCTACCAACACACCAAAATAGCCAAAGCATTGAAGGCGAAAACCTATTTTTGCCGCCCTTACCATTCTTGGGAGAAAGGGCTGAATGAGAACACCAACGGACTCATCCGACAATATTTCCCCAAACAGACCGATTTCCGAAATATCAGTAATCGGGAGATACGCAGGGTTCAAGATGAGTTGAACCACCGGCCAAGAAAAACACTTGGCTACGAAACGCCAAGTGTTTTATTCTTAAATCTGTTCCAACCACTGGTACCCTAG
- the fabF gene encoding beta-ketoacyl-[acyl-carrier-protein] synthase II, producing MSQRRVVITGLGQVSPVGNDVATAWSNLLAGKSGIGRITRFDASDINSQIAGEVRDFDIGQYISAKEARRMDVFIHYGIAAALQAINDAGLDALESLDKDRVGVNIGSGIGGLPSIEATGKAVIEGGARKINPFFIPGSLINLIAGHVTILKGYRGPSYGMVSACTTGAHSIGDSARLIKYGDADVMIAGGAEGAISTLGVGGFAAMKALSTRNDDPVTASRPWDKGRDGFVIGEGAGVLVLEELEHAKKRGAKIYAEIVGFGMSSDAYHITAPNEEGPALAVTRALKDAGLNPEDVDYVNAHGTSTPLGDANETKALKRALGDHARKVIVNSTKSMTGHLLGAAGGVEALYSVLAVHEQKSPPTINIFEQDVEAGCDLDYCANKARDAKIDVAISNSFGFGGTNGTLVFKRFKD from the coding sequence ATGAGTCAGAGAAGAGTAGTCATCACAGGCCTCGGCCAAGTATCACCGGTCGGCAACGACGTCGCCACCGCATGGAGCAACCTGCTCGCAGGCAAAAGCGGCATCGGCCGGATTACCCGCTTTGACGCATCCGACATCAACAGCCAAATCGCCGGCGAAGTGCGCGATTTCGACATCGGCCAATACATCAGCGCCAAAGAAGCCCGCCGCATGGACGTGTTCATCCACTACGGCATCGCCGCCGCGCTGCAAGCCATCAACGATGCCGGTTTGGACGCATTGGAAAGCCTCGACAAAGACCGTGTCGGCGTGAATATCGGTTCCGGCATCGGCGGTCTGCCCAGCATCGAAGCCACCGGCAAAGCCGTTATCGAAGGCGGCGCGCGTAAAATCAATCCTTTCTTCATTCCTGGTTCGCTGATTAACCTGATTGCGGGTCATGTAACCATCCTCAAAGGCTACCGCGGCCCCAGCTACGGCATGGTTTCCGCCTGTACCACCGGCGCACACTCCATCGGCGACTCCGCCCGACTGATTAAATACGGCGACGCCGACGTGATGATTGCAGGCGGTGCCGAAGGCGCGATCAGCACTTTGGGCGTGGGCGGCTTCGCAGCCATGAAAGCCCTTTCCACCCGCAACGACGATCCCGTCACCGCTTCCCGTCCGTGGGACAAAGGCCGCGACGGTTTCGTCATCGGAGAAGGTGCGGGCGTGCTGGTGTTGGAAGAATTGGAACACGCGAAAAAACGCGGCGCGAAAATTTACGCCGAAATCGTCGGTTTCGGCATGAGTTCCGATGCCTACCACATCACCGCTCCGAACGAAGAAGGCCCTGCATTGGCGGTTACCCGCGCGTTGAAAGATGCCGGACTGAATCCCGAAGACGTCGATTACGTCAACGCACACGGTACATCCACTCCGTTGGGCGATGCCAACGAAACCAAAGCGCTCAAACGCGCGCTGGGCGACCATGCCCGTAAAGTTATTGTCAACTCCACCAAATCCATGACCGGCCACTTGCTCGGCGCGGCAGGCGGCGTGGAAGCGTTGTACAGCGTGTTGGCAGTACACGAGCAAAAATCTCCACCGACCATCAACATCTTTGAACAAGACGTTGAAGCCGGTTGTGATCTGGACTACTGTGCCAACAAAGCGCGTGACGCGAAAATCGACGTTGCCATCTCCAATTCCTTCGGCTTTGGCGGTACCAACGGCACATTGGTATTCAAACGCTTCAAAGACTGA
- the pyk gene encoding pyruvate kinase, which produces MSNAKRDVTRISHNTKIVATLGPGSNNVQLLEDMIRVGGLNVVRFNFSHGTPEFHQENARIVREAAKRAGQEIAILADLQGPKIRVGKIAGGSIELNKGETLVLDAALEGEGTRDAVGLDYRDLPNDVVAGDVLWLDDGLLTLTVESVEGSKIVTKVENSHVLKSNKGINKRGGGLSAGALTEKDFRDLKTAIAIGCDYLAISFVKSAEDLHTARAKVEEEMKGSTAVRPGLVSKIERVEAIENLDEIILASDGIMVARGDLAVEVGHAAVPALQKRMIRRARELRRFSITATQMMESMITNPVPTRAEVSDVANAVLDGTDAVMCSAETAVGAYPFETVSQMAIICAAAEKEQDSLNGVAEQVDYPEAVSTNLAIAGGAVSVARAVHAKAIVALTESGSTAFEISRHNITLPIFALTPSISAQRRMAMYRGVRPMILATSTDHDTALNEVEAMLVEHKILSSGDQYIITSGSQMRESGSTNTLEVLRVK; this is translated from the coding sequence ATGAGTAATGCAAAACGCGATGTAACCCGCATCAGCCACAACACCAAAATCGTCGCTACGTTGGGGCCGGGCAGCAACAATGTCCAGTTGTTGGAAGACATGATCCGTGTAGGCGGTCTGAATGTCGTCCGTTTCAACTTCAGCCACGGCACGCCTGAATTCCATCAGGAAAACGCCCGCATCGTGCGTGAAGCAGCAAAACGCGCAGGACAGGAAATCGCCATCCTCGCCGACTTGCAAGGTCCAAAAATCCGCGTCGGCAAAATCGCCGGCGGCAGCATCGAATTGAACAAAGGCGAAACGCTGGTTCTTGATGCCGCACTCGAAGGCGAAGGCACGCGCGACGCGGTCGGTTTGGACTACCGCGACCTGCCTAATGATGTCGTTGCAGGCGATGTTTTGTGGTTGGACGACGGTTTGCTGACTTTGACCGTGGAATCCGTTGAAGGCAGTAAGATTGTTACTAAAGTTGAAAATAGCCATGTGTTGAAAAGCAACAAAGGCATCAATAAACGCGGCGGCGGTTTGTCCGCAGGCGCGTTGACCGAGAAAGACTTCCGCGACCTGAAAACCGCGATTGCCATCGGTTGCGACTACCTCGCCATCAGCTTTGTGAAATCCGCCGAAGATTTGCACACTGCCCGCGCCAAAGTCGAAGAAGAAATGAAAGGCAGCACTGCGGTTCGCCCCGGCTTGGTTTCCAAAATCGAACGTGTGGAAGCGATTGAAAACTTGGACGAAATCATCCTCGCCAGCGACGGTATCATGGTGGCGCGCGGCGACTTGGCGGTCGAAGTCGGACACGCAGCCGTCCCCGCCCTGCAAAAACGCATGATCCGCCGTGCACGCGAATTGCGCCGCTTCAGCATTACGGCAACCCAAATGATGGAATCCATGATCACCAACCCCGTCCCGACCCGCGCGGAAGTCAGCGATGTGGCAAACGCGGTATTGGACGGCACCGATGCGGTGATGTGTTCCGCCGAAACTGCCGTCGGCGCGTATCCGTTTGAAACCGTCAGCCAAATGGCGATTATTTGTGCGGCTGCGGAAAAAGAACAAGATTCACTCAACGGCGTTGCCGAACAGGTCGATTATCCCGAAGCCGTCAGCACCAACTTGGCGATTGCCGGCGGCGCGGTCAGCGTGGCGCGCGCGGTTCACGCCAAAGCCATCGTCGCCCTGACCGAAAGCGGCTCAACCGCCTTCGAAATCAGCCGCCACAACATCACTTTGCCGATTTTCGCCCTGACTCCGAGCATTTCCGCCCAACGCCGTATGGCGATGTATCGCGGCGTGCGCCCGATGATTCTGGCGACCAGCACCGACCACGATACCGCGCTGAACGAAGTGGAAGCCATGTTGGTCGAACATAAAATCTTAAGCTCCGGCGACCAATACATCATCACCAGCGGTTCGCAAATGCGCGAATCCGGTTCGACCAATACGCTGGAAGTGCTGCGCGTTAAATAA
- the ppk2 gene encoding polyphosphate kinase 2, whose product MADHQLEPFENVELGEKQDQLQVFEKAVLEHEGRGTDEDSGSAPLPANYPYKQRMRRAAYEKEKQKLQIELLKVQSWVKDSGQRIVSLFEGRDAAGKGGTIKRFMEHLNPRGARVVALEKPTTTERGQWYFQRYIQNLPTAGEMVFFDRSWYNRAGVERVMGFCEPNEYLLFMRQTPELERMLVASGIHLFKFWFSVSREEQLRRFISRRDDPLKHWKLSPVDIQSLDRWDDYTEAKNAMFFHTHTGDAPWVIIRSDDKKRARLNCIRYFLHQLDYPGKDVKAIGKVDEKIVLVPDTRYKEKTVDIGHD is encoded by the coding sequence ATGGCAGATCATCAGTTAGAACCGTTCGAAAACGTTGAATTGGGCGAAAAGCAAGACCAGTTGCAAGTTTTCGAAAAAGCCGTTTTGGAACACGAAGGACGCGGTACGGACGAAGATTCCGGCAGCGCACCGCTTCCCGCCAATTACCCCTACAAACAACGTATGCGCCGCGCCGCATACGAAAAAGAAAAACAAAAGCTGCAAATCGAATTGCTGAAAGTGCAAAGCTGGGTCAAAGACTCCGGCCAACGCATCGTCAGCCTGTTTGAAGGCCGCGACGCCGCAGGCAAGGGCGGTACCATCAAACGCTTTATGGAACATTTGAATCCGCGCGGCGCACGCGTTGTCGCTTTGGAAAAACCGACCACCACCGAACGCGGCCAATGGTATTTCCAACGCTACATCCAAAACCTGCCGACCGCAGGCGAAATGGTATTCTTCGACCGCTCATGGTACAACCGCGCCGGCGTAGAACGCGTGATGGGCTTCTGCGAACCCAACGAATACCTGCTCTTCATGCGCCAAACCCCTGAATTGGAACGTATGCTCGTCGCCAGCGGCATCCACCTCTTCAAATTCTGGTTCTCCGTATCCCGCGAAGAACAACTGCGCCGCTTCATCTCCCGCCGCGACGACCCCCTGAAACACTGGAAACTTTCCCCCGTGGACATCCAGTCGCTCGACCGCTGGGACGACTACACCGAAGCCAAAAACGCCATGTTCTTCCACACCCACACCGGCGACGCGCCTTGGGTCATCATCCGTTCCGACGACAAAAAACGCGCCCGCCTCAACTGTATCCGCTACTTCCTGCATCAGTTGGACTACCCGGGCAAAGACGTGAAAGCCATCGGCAAAGTGGACGAAAAAATCGTCCTCGTCCCCGATACGCGCTACAAAGAGAAAACCGTCGATATCGGTCACGACTGA
- a CDS encoding acyl carrier protein: MSNIEQQVKKIVAEQLGVSEAEVKNESSFQDDLGADSLDTVELVMALEEAFGCEIPDEEAEKITTVQLAIDYINAHNG; this comes from the coding sequence ATGTCAAACATCGAACAACAAGTTAAGAAAATTGTTGCTGAACAACTGGGCGTAAGCGAAGCCGAAGTCAAAAATGAATCTTCCTTCCAAGACGACCTGGGTGCAGATTCTTTGGACACCGTAGAATTGGTTATGGCTTTGGAAGAAGCTTTCGGTTGCGAAATCCCCGATGAAGAAGCCGAAAAAATCACTACCGTACAACTGGCTATCGACTACATCAACGCCCACAACGGCTAA
- a CDS encoding TIGR00341 family protein, giving the protein MQDQEESKNQEIQEKQEQEDKGAMTKLQDVFNLAHDQAHPDKIDATIRTNTRVSGTNMWVLMFAIAVASIGLNVNSTAVVIGAMLISPLMGPIVGMGYGLAVGDTALIRQAVRNIMVFVAISLVTATLYFLLTPLKEAQSELLARTQPTLWDVLIAFFGGSAGIVALTRKEGGNAIPGVAIATALMPPLCTAGYGLAHGNWQYFFGASYLFAINCVFIAFSTLLFSKLLKLPRRGLVTESKRRLQSIMITVVVLAVMIPSGYMASGLVRQELFNTKANAAITAAQQQESFFVLRKVLNYKENKVGLIVNGTGNAEKIIALLEKSLNASGVKEPEVNVVYAGGDGAKIEELLASRNNPVQQQNELKEQQAYIDTVLAGKTADTAGADDAAVLKELKAQYPEAEKIVVGRGLVWEKAQTEPVSEQPESGKNTKSKTGEHDDIVVVSLEFKESLPAKDRERLQAWLNQRYEGKAVRMFVNTQVSDI; this is encoded by the coding sequence ATGCAAGATCAGGAAGAAAGTAAAAATCAGGAAATACAAGAAAAGCAGGAACAAGAAGACAAGGGTGCCATGACCAAGTTGCAAGATGTGTTCAATCTTGCGCATGACCAAGCTCATCCCGATAAGATCGATGCCACTATCCGTACCAATACTCGGGTGTCCGGAACGAATATGTGGGTATTGATGTTTGCCATTGCTGTGGCGAGTATCGGTCTAAATGTAAACAGCACGGCGGTAGTGATCGGAGCGATGTTGATTTCCCCGTTGATGGGGCCGATCGTCGGTATGGGTTACGGTTTGGCGGTGGGCGATACTGCGCTGATCCGCCAAGCGGTGCGCAATATTATGGTATTCGTCGCCATCAGTTTGGTTACTGCTACACTGTATTTTCTATTAACCCCGCTTAAAGAGGCGCAAAGCGAGCTTTTGGCGCGTACTCAGCCGACCCTTTGGGATGTGTTGATTGCCTTCTTCGGCGGTAGTGCGGGCATTGTGGCGCTGACCCGAAAAGAAGGAGGCAATGCCATACCGGGTGTGGCGATTGCGACCGCATTGATGCCGCCCCTGTGTACTGCGGGCTACGGACTGGCACATGGCAACTGGCAATATTTTTTCGGCGCTTCATATCTTTTTGCCATCAACTGCGTGTTCATAGCTTTTTCGACCTTGTTGTTTTCCAAACTGCTCAAGCTGCCGCGCAGGGGGTTGGTAACGGAATCCAAACGCCGGTTGCAAAGTATCATGATTACTGTTGTCGTGTTGGCTGTGATGATTCCGAGCGGCTATATGGCATCAGGACTGGTGCGCCAGGAACTGTTCAACACAAAAGCCAATGCCGCGATCACCGCCGCGCAGCAGCAGGAAAGTTTTTTTGTTCTTCGTAAGGTATTGAACTACAAGGAAAATAAAGTCGGTCTGATTGTCAACGGAACGGGTAATGCCGAGAAAATCATCGCCCTGTTGGAAAAAAGCCTTAATGCGTCGGGGGTAAAAGAGCCGGAGGTGAACGTGGTTTATGCGGGAGGGGATGGTGCCAAAATCGAAGAATTGCTGGCAAGCCGAAACAATCCGGTTCAGCAGCAAAATGAACTGAAAGAGCAGCAGGCCTATATCGATACCGTGCTTGCGGGCAAAACTGCCGATACCGCCGGTGCTGACGATGCAGCGGTACTCAAGGAATTAAAAGCCCAATATCCGGAAGCGGAAAAAATCGTTGTCGGACGCGGCTTGGTTTGGGAGAAAGCGCAAACAGAGCCTGTTTCCGAGCAGCCTGAAAGCGGCAAAAATACTAAATCGAAAACAGGCGAACATGACGATATTGTCGTGGTTTCGCTCGAATTTAAGGAGTCTTTGCCTGCCAAAGACCGCGAACGCTTACAGGCGTGGTTGAACCAGCGTTATGAGGGTAAGGCCGTGCGCATGTTTGTGAACACTCAAGTTTCAGACATATAA
- a CDS encoding IS5/IS1182 family transposase, which produces MSTFFRQTAQAMIAKHIDRFPLLKLDQVIDWQPIEQYLNRQRTRYLRDHRGRPAYPLLSMFKAVLLGQWHSLSDPELEHSLITRIDFNLFCRFDELSIPDYSTLCRYRNWLAQDDTLSELLELINRQLTEKNLKLEKASAAVVDATIIQTAGSKQRQAIEVDEEGQVSGQTTPSKDKDARWTKKNGLYKLGYKQHTRTDEEGYIEKLHITPANTHECNHLSPLLEGIAEGTTVYADKGYDSKENRQHLEDHQLLDGIMRKACRNRPLTEAQTKRNRYLSKTRYVVEQSFGTLHRKFRYARAAYFGLLKVSAQSHLKAMCLNLLKAANRLSVPVAA; this is translated from the coding sequence ATGAGCACCTTCTTCCGGCAAACCGCACAAGCCATGATTGCCAAACACATCGACCGCTTCCCACTATTGAAGTTGGATCAGGTGATTGATTGGCAACCGATCGAACAGTACCTGAATCGTCAAAGAACCCGTTACCTTAGAGACCACCGCGGCCGTCCCGCCTATCCCCTGTTGTCCATGTTCAAAGCCGTCCTGCTCGGACAATGGCACAGCCTCTCCGATCCCGAACTCGAACACAGCCTCATCACCCGCATCGATTTCAACCTGTTTTGCCGTTTTGACGAACTGAGCATCCCCGATTACAGCACCTTATGCCGCTACCGTAACTGGCTGGCGCAAGACGACACCCTGTCCGAATTGCTGGAACTGATTAACCGACAACTGACCGAAAAAAACCTAAAATTAGAGAAGGCATCCGCCGCCGTCGTTGACGCCACCATTATTCAGACCGCCGGCAGCAAACAGCGTCAGGCCATAGAAGTCGACGAGGAAGGACAAGTCAGCGGCCAAACCACACCGAGTAAGGATAAAGATGCCCGTTGGACAAAGAAAAACGGTTTATACAAACTCGGTTACAAACAACATACCCGTACCGATGAGGAAGGCTATATCGAGAAACTGCACATTACCCCCGCCAATACCCATGAGTGCAACCATCTGTCCCCTTTGTTGGAAGGCATTGCCGAAGGTACGACCGTCTATGCCGACAAAGGCTACGACAGTAAGGAAAACCGGCAACATCTGGAAGACCATCAGTTGTTAGACGGCATTATGCGCAAAGCCTGCCGCAACCGTCCGCTGACGGAAGCGCAAACCAAACGCAACCGATATTTGTCGAAGACCCGTTATGTGGTCGAACAAAGCTTCGGTACGCTGCACCGTAAATTCCGCTACGCCCGGGCAGCCTATTTTGGTCTGCTCAAAGTGAGTGCGCAAAGTCATCTGAAGGCGATGTGTTTAAACCTGTTGAAAGCGGCTAACAGGCTAAGTGTGCCTGTTGCCGCCTAA
- a CDS encoding bifunctional aminodeoxychorismate synthase component I/aminodeoxychorismate lyase, whose product MPYFALFDDAVSGRAKLYQNHVENRLFHHNELDSLDDTLQKGWQKGLHAVLFADYEFGLPLMGIASERGGNLALHWFADCADIDAASWLAQNSDDLPAGISTPQSSVSEADYLDRIRQIHEAIRRGDTYQINYTTRLHLQAYGNPVSLYRRLRQPVPYAVLSHLPDAAGKSAWTLCFSPELFLKIGADGTISTEPMKGTAPILGDGQDERRAAELQADPKNRAENVMIVDLLRNDLGKIAQTGKVCVPEPFKVSRFGSVWQMTSTIQAQALPHISAADILRAAFPCGSITGAPKRMSMQIIESLEAEPRGLYTGSIGYLKPCAGGLGFEGIFNVVIRTLSLKPVSDPISDDLPFSDDLDSGLNLNQDKATKPKTVRQGGATPYRFKVNPLYQGIYGVGSGIVIDSDPDAEYRECGWKARFLNELRPAFGIFETMRVENRQCRLLDLHLGRLKISAQALNLPLPDDGETRIRQYIADLPDGLFRLKAELVSDDLILSHAATAELSAPQRVIPAPQPLPRRDYLRRFKTTRRALFDQAWQTAETQGAFDSLFFNSDGLLLEGGRSNVFIKYQGQWLTPSLDLDILNGVMRQAVLQQPQTYLGADAVIETHITRDMLEHAEEIRLSNALRGMFEADLVVKE is encoded by the coding sequence ATGCCCTATTTCGCCCTGTTTGACGATGCCGTAAGCGGCCGCGCAAAACTCTATCAAAATCATGTGGAAAACCGCCTTTTCCATCATAACGAACTGGATTCGCTGGACGATACGCTGCAAAAGGGCTGGCAAAAAGGGCTGCATGCTGTGTTGTTTGCAGACTACGAATTCGGTTTGCCGCTGATGGGGATAGCGTCCGAACGCGGCGGCAATCTTGCCCTGCACTGGTTTGCCGACTGCGCCGACATCGATGCCGCAAGCTGGCTTGCCCAAAATTCAGACGACCTCCCCGCCGGTATTTCCACGCCGCAATCCTCCGTATCCGAAGCCGATTACCTCGACCGCATCCGCCAAATCCACGAAGCCATCCGGCGCGGCGACACCTATCAAATCAACTACACCACCCGCCTGCACCTGCAAGCCTACGGCAATCCCGTCAGCCTCTACCGCCGCTTGCGCCAGCCCGTCCCCTATGCCGTTTTGTCCCACCTGCCCGATGCGGCAGGAAAATCCGCGTGGACGCTGTGTTTCTCGCCCGAACTCTTCCTCAAAATCGGTGCGGACGGCACCATCAGCACCGAACCGATGAAAGGCACCGCGCCGATTTTGGGCGACGGGCAAGACGAACGCCGCGCCGCCGAGTTGCAAGCCGACCCGAAAAACCGCGCCGAAAACGTGATGATTGTCGATTTGCTGCGCAACGACCTCGGCAAAATCGCCCAAACCGGCAAAGTATGCGTGCCCGAGCCGTTTAAAGTATCGCGTTTCGGCAGCGTCTGGCAGATGACCAGCACCATCCAAGCCCAAGCCCTGCCGCACATTAGCGCCGCCGACATCCTCCGCGCCGCCTTCCCCTGCGGCAGCATCACCGGCGCACCCAAACGCATGAGCATGCAGATTATCGAATCGCTCGAAGCCGAACCGCGCGGACTGTACACCGGCAGCATCGGCTACCTGAAACCCTGCGCGGGCGGGCTGGGATTTGAAGGTATATTCAACGTCGTCATCCGCACCCTGTCGCTCAAACCCGTTTCAGACCCGATTTCAGACGACCTTCCATTTTCAGACGACCTAGATAGTGGATTAAATTTAAATCAGGACAAGGCGACGAAGCCGAAGACAGTACGGCAAGGCGGGGCAACGCCGTACCGGTTTAAAGTTAATCCACTATATCAAGGCATATACGGCGTCGGTTCCGGCATCGTCATCGACAGCGACCCCGACGCCGAATATCGGGAATGCGGCTGGAAAGCCCGTTTCCTCAACGAACTGCGCCCCGCCTTCGGCATCTTCGAAACCATGCGCGTGGAAAACAGGCAATGCCGCCTGCTCGACCTGCATTTAGGTCGTCTGAAAATCTCAGCCCAAGCCCTCAACCTGCCCCTGCCCGACGATGGCGAAACCCGAATCCGGCAATACATCGCCGACTTGCCCGACGGCCTCTTCCGCTTGAAAGCCGAACTCGTTTCAGACGATCTCATCCTCAGCCATGCCGCCACCGCCGAGCTGTCCGCCCCGCAGCGCGTCATCCCCGCCCCGCAACCCCTCCCGCGCCGCGACTACCTGCGCCGCTTCAAAACCACCCGCCGCGCCCTCTTCGACCAAGCGTGGCAAACCGCCGAAACACAAGGCGCGTTCGACAGCCTGTTTTTCAATTCAGACGGCCTCCTGCTCGAAGGCGGCAGAAGCAACGTATTCATCAAATACCAAGGGCAATGGCTCACCCCGTCTCTGGATTTGGACATCCTCAACGGCGTCATGCGCCAAGCCGTGTTGCAACAGCCGCAAACCTACTTGGGCGCGGACGCAGTCATCGAAACGCACATCACCCGCGACATGCTGGAACACGCCGAAGAAATCCGCCTCTCCAACGCCTTAAGGGGCATGTTTGAGGCGGATTTGGTCGTTAAAGAATAA
- a CDS encoding transposase: MTTRHIAKRSSENPFPSLNCTPKVGHPLQLTRCSFFMSKYTLHFKYQAVLHYLHIRSQQRTADHYGISRTHLRRWIRAYQEGGIGALEHPQSKTMPQHRKNPFIADKPDQEKTQAELIEELCYMRAEVAYLKELKALSQKQTEKDKAKPSKH; this comes from the coding sequence ATGACGACACGGCATATTGCGAAAAGGTCGTCTGAAAACCCGTTTCCAAGTTTGAACTGCACCCCAAAAGTTGGACATCCCCTCCAACTCACAAGGTGCAGTTTTTTTATGAGCAAATATACATTACACTTCAAATACCAAGCCGTACTCCACTACCTGCATATACGCAGCCAACAGCGTACCGCAGACCACTACGGCATTTCCCGAACCCACCTGAGACGATGGATACGCGCCTATCAAGAAGGCGGTATCGGCGCACTCGAACATCCCCAATCCAAAACCATGCCCCAACATCGAAAAAACCCCTTCATCGCAGATAAACCCGACCAAGAAAAAACACAGGCAGAGCTTATTGAAGAGTTGTGCTATATGCGCGCAGAGGTCGCCTACCTAAAGGAGTTAAAAGCCCTCAGCCAAAAGCAGACCGAAAAGGACAAAGCCAAACCGTCCAAGCACTGA